The DNA region AGTGGCGTTTTTCGCTATTGTAAACCATGGTTTTGGGCAGAAAGTACTTAAAACTGCCAAAGAGCATGGAACCGGTGGTGGCACCTTAGTCCTTTGTGAAGGCACTATTCCAAATAAATTCCTTAACTTAATGGGACTTGATGAATCTAAGAAAGAATTGATGATTACATTAGCACCTAAGGAATTCGAAAGTGACATTCACGAAAAAATTACTGAGAAAATGAAATTAGACAAGAAAGGCTTGGGTATCCTGTTCTCAGCAGATACATCAAGCGTTTGTGGTAGTCGTTTATTTAATCGGGCATTTGAAGAAAAAGGTGAAAATATGAGTGAGTATCAACTATTAGTATCAATTGTCGACCGCGATTCAGGTGATGATGTTGTTGCAGCTGCCCGTAAAGAAGGCGCTAAAGGTGCAACCATTCTTCACGGTCGTGGAACAGGGACAACTGAAATCTCTAAACTATTCAATATTGAAATTCAACCTGAAAAAGAAATCGTTCTTTTAGTTGTTGAGTCTGAAAAGGTAAAATCGGTTTCTGAAAACATACATACTGCCATGGGATTAGATAAACCTGGTAGTGGGGTCGTTTTTTCAATTCCAGTAAACCAAGTAACAGGTTTAGTACAAAATCTGTAAAAATCGCTTAGTAGCAACAATTATTGCTTAACAAACTCGTATATGTTATACTGTCTAAGTAGAAAGAAGACAGTGGTGGAGTGAGCGGTGACGCTCACTTTTTTCATGGTAATAAGGTGAAAGTAAGAAAAGCGAGGGGAAATATGGCTAAAGTAACAGACCAAATGCAAGAAATCGTTCAACCAATAATTGAAGACTTAGGTTTTATATTGTTTGATATCGAATTCGTTAAAGAAGG from Aerococcus urinaeequi includes:
- a CDS encoding P-II family nitrogen regulator, with translation MTVESVAFFAIVNHGFGQKVLKTAKEHGTGGGTLVLCEGTIPNKFLNLMGLDESKKELMITLAPKEFESDIHEKITEKMKLDKKGLGILFSADTSSVCGSRLFNRAFEEKGENMSEYQLLVSIVDRDSGDDVVAAARKEGAKGATILHGRGTGTTEISKLFNIEIQPEKEIVLLVVESEKVKSVSENIHTAMGLDKPGSGVVFSIPVNQVTGLVQNL